Part of the Helicobacter bilis genome is shown below.
TTACAATCGCTTCCATCTTCTTTTTGTGAATAAGGGTCAATATATAAAGCATTTATTGGTATATGCTTAATTGTTATTTTTAAATCATTATCTATTTCACTCTCACTAAGCCATACTTCAGCAGCACATATTCCACACATTAAGTCTAAATCGCATTTTTGCTTATTGATTTGATAATCCTTTGTTTGCGTTATGCTTTGTTTTTGTTGTGAATTTCTAAAAAATCTTGTTCTCTTGCATCTTTGTGGTAGTCAGTTATTGCAATACCCTCATCTTTTCAAGCTTATTTAAGCACCTATATAAATGCCCTCTACCCATATTTGTGATTGTTAATAAAATTGTCAAAGGCGATACCAAAAAAACCACTTTTTTATTCACAAACTCGATTTGTTGCAATAAAATGGATTCTTTTGTTGTGATTTTTAGCTTATCTAGTCATGTAAAATTCACGCAAAAAGCCTTTTTACCAAGTTTTGTTATGCACCATGTTTTTTTGTGTGTTTCACTTTGTTTATGTCTAATTTGCATGCAAACAAAAAGCATAATGCTATATGTTGCATGGCTTTATACTTAATCCTGCTTTAAAACAGATTGTCTTGAGATACCGCCCACACGCCACATTTTAAGCGACCCAAAATCTCTTAATAGTTTATCGCATAAAAACTAGGAATTTACTTGGTTTTACATCGCTCTTTGCTTCTTATGCTTCACGCCACACTTTAGCCCAAAAAATCGCATTTAAAAAGTTGTGTTATAATCCAAAAAGCTTTTTAAGCTGTATTTTTTGTGCCATTGTGTGCCACACTTGTGTCATTTGCTAAAAAACACATACCAGCACAACGGACTCACAGGACATAGAATGAATCTGGAATCTAAAACAAATCTGAATAAAGATATTTCACCCTTTTTAAAGGTTCAAAATGGCAAAAAGACCGAATCTATTGTCCATCATATCAAACAAAGGAGAGTCCCTAACATCCCAAACTCTCATGCAACAAGCACGGATTCTATAATGTCTGATGTTGTGAATACTGATTGTGTTAATAAAGATACTTCTAAAAATTCCATAAACAGCAATAACACACAAAATGTTTTACAAGACACAACCGCAATCCCAACACATCTTACAATACAAGTTGAGAGTCGTAAATTTTGCCTAAGTTTAGAAAAGCTGGATTCTATCTGTCGTCAAAAGATTGTAAGCATATTCGCACAAAAGCAATACACGCTAGAAGAACTATTAACACTTTTTGTAACAACTCTTAGAGATCAAAGTGCCGCAGAACAAGAGCTTATGCGTATCGTGCAAGCTTTAGAATCTTAGTTTCATTGTATTATGTGCTTTATTGTCGTTGCAATTATTAATAGGAATCTTGCACCGCTTACTTATTATACGCATGATGAAGTTATGCTATATGATATTATGCAGGTAAGCGTACGCAATAAAATGGAGCTAGGCATAATCGTGCAGATAGTATCAAATCAAAACTTTGAGTTTGAGATACTTGAAGCTAAAAAATCACATTTTAGTTATACACAAACACAACGCATTTTATTGCCCTTTATGAGTGCTTATTATATGCAAAGCATAGGCATCACTGCACAAGTTTTTACGCCAAAGGATATGAGATTAGGATCTAACATTCACTCAAGTGGGTTGCCAAATTTTAAGCTACAAAAAAACGAGGATTTAGAATCTAATCATCATATTAAATGTAAGCAAGCATTTGATATGGAATCTAAATATGACAAGAATCTAGATTCTACACCAACAAACCACGCAAACAAAACCACAAATTCTAGTAATTGTTCTATGGCTTTGGAGGCTTTGATTGAATTAGAGGGTAGGAGTTATCTAAACGATAATGACTACCCCTCTAATTCAATCAATCGTTCAAATTGCATAGACAAGGGCGAATTTTTACAGAATCTAGATTCTAATAATTTTGCACCCTTACACCCTGCACCCACCCATTTGGATAAGAATCTAGATTCTAAAAATTACGCCCTAAGCCCCGTATCTCACCTAGATTTGACAGAGAATATAGAATCCAACCCCCCACAAACAGAAATCCTATGCAATCTAAAAACCCTATCAAGCAATCAGCAAGAAATCTTTACAGAATGCAGTAAAAGATCCCTGAGCCTTATATTTGGCACAACAGGTAGCGGTAAAACTGAGATTTATTTCCATGCTATTGCTAAAACTCTCAAAGAGGGCAAACAAGCCTTACTACTCATGCCAGAAATCTCACTCACACCGCAAATGCAAGGGCGATTAAATACCGCTTTTCCAAACCTAGCGGACACATGGCATAGCAAACGCACAGCTACACAGAAGCAAAAGATACTACAATCCCTGCAAAATGGGAAGCTAAAAATCATTGCAGGGGCAAGAAGTGCTTTATTTTTGCCGTTTGAGAATCTAGGCTTAATCATTGTCGATGAAGAGCATGATGACTCATATAAATCACAGAGTAACCCAAAATATCATGCAAGAGATCTAGCCATTTTCCTAAGTACAAAGGGCATTCAAGTGATATTAGGCAGTGCCACGCCAAGCCCTAAAAGCTATTATTTAGC
Proteins encoded:
- the priA gene encoding replication restart helicase PriA, whose amino-acid sequence is MCFIVVAIINRNLAPLTYYTHDEVMLYDIMQVSVRNKMELGIIVQIVSNQNFEFEILEAKKSHFSYTQTQRILLPFMSAYYMQSIGITAQVFTPKDMRLGSNIHSSGLPNFKLQKNEDLESNHHIKCKQAFDMESKYDKNLDSTPTNHANKTTNSSNCSMALEALIELEGRSYLNDNDYPSNSINRSNCIDKGEFLQNLDSNNFAPLHPAPTHLDKNLDSKNYALSPVSHLDLTENIESNPPQTEILCNLKTLSSNQQEIFTECSKRSLSLIFGTTGSGKTEIYFHAIAKTLKEGKQALLLMPEISLTPQMQGRLNTAFPNLADTWHSKRTATQKQKILQSLQNGKLKIIAGARSALFLPFENLGLIIVDEEHDDSYKSQSNPKYHARDLAIFLSTKGIQVILGSATPSPKSYYLAKKHNYLLHLQNKFHNSTQTLHYDESEQIGISLHILHAITSTLEKGEQVIIFLPTRANFKILLCRTCKQKILCPNCSITLSLHSKKNALVCHYCNFTSQIPRACNTCGSDMLSGVRMGTEEFKKELETALLSHNLTPNIAIFDRDNVSTQKKLTALLHDFGEQKIDILIGTQMIAKGHDYPNVTLSIIIGMDYMLQIPDYRAHETSFSLLYQVAGRSGRKKHGNILVQTKDFGLINNLWGDYTRVLHYILHERNPLYPPFCRLALLRFGHSSEKKAHNLAKEFASILHKIQCENDYAFEIVGVSEASIFKIKKKYYYQILLRSYNNLTLQKALQHALKYATKDIKNCIDIDIDPLSF